CCCTCTACCTCGTCGGCGGAGGTCACGTCAGTCTAGCCCTTTCGCAGCTGATGAATCTGCTTGAGTGGCGCATTGTCGTGCTTGATGACCGTCCTGGGGTGGATACTCTGAAACACAACCGCTGGGCTGAGGACAAAATCATCACTCCCTATGCCGAAGCGGCGCGCCACATTCATCCCGGGGAAAAATCATGGGTTGTGATCATGACTCCCTCGCACCGGGCGGATGAAATAGTCCTGCGCACGCTGGTGCGCCTGCCCTTGCGCTATCTCGGCATGATGGCCAGCCGTACCAAGGCTGCCGAGATCCTGGAGCATCTGCGCAGGGAGGGGGTAGCGGAGGAGCTGCTGCAGCGGGTCTGGACGCCGGTGGGTCTGCCGATCGCCAGCCACACTCCGGCCGAGATCGCTGTTAGCATTGCCGCGCAGCTCATCCAGATCCGCAATCAATCCACTGCGAATCGGGATCGCCGCCAGGGAGGCGCCCCTGATCCGCATCGTTCATTTTGAGGTCAGCCCTGTTTCCCGAGGCCCTGACTGCTTGGTGCAGCAGAAATACATCGGGGTGGAGTGCACTGACATCTTTGATCTGAAACCGAACGATCAACAGGCCGTATAAGAGGGGTGACCGATGATCGACCGACAGAGGGCGGATTCCTTCAACCGCAATGCAGCGCTTTACGATGCCGCACGGCCGGGGTATCCGGACGTGCTCTATCGCGAGCTGCTCAAGCCGGGCGGTTTCGTCGCCGCCTGGTGGAGCAATTATTCCCGGGATGACGCCCCGGTCTTCGACGCGATCCGTGAAATCTATGCGCGGTATCACCCCAAACCGGAGCTGCATGATGATCTCCGCGGAATTCAGAGGCAAAGAATCGAATCTATTAAATGCGAACTGGAGCAGGCGCCGGGTCTGGACTTTTTTGCCCACCGGGAATATCAGATAATCCGGACGTTCAGCGCGGCTTCATATATTGATTTGCTGCAAACCTTTTCTGAGAATGCCATCCATCCGCCGGAGCAGATGGCCGGCTTTTATGAACGGCTCACCGCCCTGATCCATGACTACAGTGACCGCCTTGAGGTGCCCGTCATGATCAATCTCGAGGTTGCCCGCTCGCGGATCCCCTGAGCTGGAGGTGCGCATGAAAATGGCCCTAGTTGCGATGCTTATCGCCTTGCTGCTGCAAACCACCGCTGGTGCCGCTCCGAGTACCGCGCTGCTCGGGATTTCGCAATCGGACGAAAAAGCTTTGACATTCCACTCTGCCCCCGGCATCATGCTCGGCATTGCCCGGGAATGGCATCTTGCCGCCAGAATGGTCCTGAGCGGCGAGCTCGACCTTCATTACAAGCGCATCGCGCTCCGGGAGCAGCGGGTCTGGCACTATCCCGGTATGCTTTCCCTCTACGACCTGAATGTAAAAACGCTCTTTCTTGAAGTGCCGGTTTTGGCGGGTTTTACAATTCCGGTTCACAGTTCGCGGCTGCTACTGTATGCTGGCCCTTCCCTGAACCTCTGTCTTTCAGGAGCCGTCGAGCGTATTAAGCTCGGGGTGATCGATGACGAACCGAAGGGAGATGGCGGCGTTCATGTAACCGATCACGATATTTCGTTCATCGAGGATCCCGGGCCCGCAGTCGCCCTGAATAATTCATCAGTCGGCCTTATTCTGGGCTTATGGATGTCTTGGGCGCACGGAGTCTTCGGCTTGCGCTATTCCTTCAGCCGTCTCCACGAACTGGATGCTGTGAAGATGGACAAACCGTACCATTCGTTCTCCCTGCTGTTGTCGTTTTGATTTGCGCGACCGGGCCCGAGTCGGGGTGAGAGCCAGATGCAGGGGCCAGATCCGGGGGCCAGATCCGGGGGGCCGGAACCAACCATCAAGGAGGTAAACGTCATGTCCGATTCGAAAAAGCAGTTGAGTGGCATTCTTTTCCTCATCGCCGGACTTGTTTTTATGTTCGCCGCCATAGCTGGCAGCCGCACCACCTTTTTCATTCTCGCCTGCGCCTTCATCGTCATCAGCGCCGCCCTCCTCAGCCGCGGCAAAAAGGAATCATCCGAAGAAAAAAAATAGGCCCGTCACCCATGAGACGACTCCTCTCCCTGACCCTTCTGCTTGGGCTGGCGCTGACGGCCCAATCCCAGACGCTGCGCCCGGGCTTTGTAGACACCCTGGTCCAGCGTACCATGACCGCCTTTGATGTGCCCGGCATCGCGGTCGCCGTGGTCAAGGACGGCCAGGTGGTCCTCGCCCGGGGATACGGTGTGCGCTCCATCGCCACCGGCCGGCCCATGGATGAGAACACCCTCTTTGCCATCGCCTCCAACACCAAGGCCTTCACCGCGGCTGCCCTCGGCATCCTGGTCGATGAAGGCAAATTGGGGTGGGATACCCGCGTCACCGACCTGATCCCGGAGTTCCGGCTGCACGATCCCTGGGTCACCGCCGAGTTCACCGTCCGCGACCTGCTGACCCATCGCAGCGGCCTCGGCCTCGGCGCTGGCGACCTGATGATCTGGCCCGACTCGGCGCGGTTCACCACACCGGACATCATCCACAACCTGCGTTTCCTCCAGCCGGCCTCCTCGTTCCGGACGAAATATGACTATGACAATCTTCTCTATATCGTTGCCGGCGAGGTGGTCGCCCGGGCCTCGGGCACGAGCTGGGAGGAGTTCGTCGAATCGCGGATCTTGCGGTCGCTCGGCATGGTCCGCACCGCGGCCTCGATCAACCGCCTGCCCGATACCACCAACATCATCGATGCCCACGTGCCGGTCGACGGCCGGCTCCGGGTCGTGCCCAAGGAGAAAGGCAACCTCCTCAATCCCGCGGGCGGGATCTACAGCAGCGTCGCGGAGATGTGCCAGTGGGTTATCGTGCAGATCAACAAGGGGAGGTACAACGAAAATCCGGAGAAGAGGATTTTTTCCGAGAAGGTCCATTCCGAGATGTGGACGCCGCAGACCATCATCCCGGTGCGGAATCCCGGCCCCTACAATACCCACTTTTCGGCCTATGGCCTGGGTTGGGGATTGTCGGATGTAAAAGGCTGGCTGCAGGTGAGCCACACCGGTGGCCTGATGGGGATCGTCACGCAGGTGACCATCCTCCCGGAACTCCAACTCGGCATCATCGTTTTCACCAACCAGCAGGAGGGAGCGGCCTTTGCCGCTATCACCAGCACCATCAAGGATTTT
The nucleotide sequence above comes from bacterium. Encoded proteins:
- a CDS encoding XdhC family protein → MKIKDYWQFILEKSRLGIPVVLLVVTANSGATPGKPGFKMAAAADGGLAGSIGGGKLEFDLVEEARALLRSANPAPVLRRLRLEEDGSAEANGMICGGEQSVLLYPLQPADRSVIETLIAVLAVGGTGSWSITNSEMLWSEETGPSGTQPGDDAHEGEVLYQERIFPNDTLYLVGGGHVSLALSQLMNLLEWRIVVLDDRPGVDTLKHNRWAEDKIITPYAEAARHIHPGEKSWVVIMTPSHRADEIVLRTLVRLPLRYLGMMASRTKAAEILEHLRREGVAEELLQRVWTPVGLPIASHTPAEIAVSIAAQLIQIRNQSTANRDRRQGGAPDPHRSF
- a CDS encoding serine hydrolase; translation: MRRLLSLTLLLGLALTAQSQTLRPGFVDTLVQRTMTAFDVPGIAVAVVKDGQVVLARGYGVRSIATGRPMDENTLFAIASNTKAFTAAALGILVDEGKLGWDTRVTDLIPEFRLHDPWVTAEFTVRDLLTHRSGLGLGAGDLMIWPDSARFTTPDIIHNLRFLQPASSFRTKYDYDNLLYIVAGEVVARASGTSWEEFVESRILRSLGMVRTAASINRLPDTTNIIDAHVPVDGRLRVVPKEKGNLLNPAGGIYSSVAEMCQWVIVQINKGRYNENPEKRIFSEKVHSEMWTPQTIIPVRNPGPYNTHFSAYGLGWGLSDVKGWLQVSHTGGLMGIVTQVTILPELQLGIIVFTNQQEGAAFAAITSTIKDFYLGMAPVDRVEELRQRRVEQNAEAAKVMEAVQQKITAQLKSKALPDRAPYAGIYFDRWFGDVALTLERGRMRFQALRSPKLRGEMFWYAGNTFVVRWDDRTLDADAFAIFTLDTEGKPAAMTMKAISPLTDFSFDFQDLDFVRKE